A portion of the Oncorhynchus gorbuscha isolate QuinsamMale2020 ecotype Even-year linkage group LG19, OgorEven_v1.0, whole genome shotgun sequence genome contains these proteins:
- the LOC124006313 gene encoding potassium voltage-gated channel subfamily V member 1-like produces MMSSSSSPAEFSRDRTSLLSIDSSVFYSEPPPVCGDPLDVFTINVGGSRYVLSQELLASHPETRLGKLALSTRDSALELCDDADLLENEFFFDRSSQTFQYVINFYRTGHLHVREELCVFSFLQEIEYWGIDELCIDPCCRERYYRRKELKESLDVRNEAEADESQDEDFNGAACPDLRRSLWDLLEKPESSRAARAFGTLSIIFVAVSIVNIVLISLDLGNVGGNGIGDESGGNDGGTPFFVDALEYVCVVWFTGELVLRFVSVRDKCRFSRSIPNVIDLLAILPFYVTLAVESLHGGSTELENMGRVVQVLRLMRSLRMLKLGRHSTGLKSLGLTITQCYEEVGLLLLFLSVGISIFATVEFALEHDIPGTAFSSVPCAWWWATTSMTTVGYGDIRPDTTLGKVLAFLCILSGILILALPIAIINDRFSACYFTLKMKEAALRHGEALKRLARGSLGDSEVGGAARGRGVNLRDVYARSVMEMLRLKGRERASTRSSGGGELWW; encoded by the exons ATGATGAGCAGCTCATCCAGCCCAGCTGAGTTCTCCAGGGACAGGACCTCCCTCCTGTCCATAGACTCTAGCGTCTTCTACAGCGAGCCCCCTCCTGTCTGTGGCGACCCACTGGATGTCTTCACCATCAACGTGGGAGGCAGCCGCTACGTTCTCTCCCAGGAGCTGCTGGCATCTCACCCAGAAACCCGTCTGGGCAAGCTGGCCCTGTCCACACGGGACTCTGCCCTGGAGCTCTGTGATGATGCTGACTTGCTGGAGAATGAGTTCTTCTTCGACCGCAGCTCACAGACCTTCCAGTATGTGATAAACTTCTACCGCACAGGCCACCTGCATGTCAGGGAGGAGCTCTGCGTGTTCTCCTTCCTCCAGGAGATTGAGTACTGGGGCATCGACGAGCTCTGCATCGATCCCTGCTGCCGGGAACGCTACTACCGCCGCAAGGAGCTCAAGGAGAGCCTGGACGTGCGGAACGAGGCTGAGGCTGACGAAAGCCAGGACGAAGACTTCAACGGTGCCGCGTGCCCAGATCTCCGGCGGAGCCTGTGGGACCTGCTGGAGAAGCCAGAGTCTTCACGAGCGGCACGCGCCTTCGGCACACTGTCCATCATCTTCGTGGCGGTGTCCATTGTCAACATTGTGCTCATCTCGCTGGACCTGGGGAATGTGGGTGGGAACGGGATCGGTGACGAGAGCGGGGGCAATGACGGGGGTACACCTTTCTTCGTGGACGCACTGGAATATGTGTGCGTGGTGTGGTTCACCGGCGAGCTGGTGTTGCGCTTTGTCTCCGTGCGCGACAAGTGCCGCTTCAGCCGTAGCATTCCCAATGTGATCGACCTGCTAGCCATCCTGCCCTTCTATGTCACTCTGGCAGTCGAGAGTCTGCACGGTGGCTCTACTGAGCTGGAGAACATGGGCCGCGTGGTGCAGGTGCTCAGGCTCATGAGGTCCCTCCGCATGCTCAAACTAGGACGCCACTCCACAG GCCTCAAGTCCCTGGGCCTAACCATCACCCAGTGCTACGAGGAGGTGGGTCTCTTGCTCCTCTTCCTCTCCGTGGGCATCTCCATCTTCGCCACGGTGGAGTTCGCCCTGGAGCATGACATCCCCGGCACCGCCTTCAGCAGCGTGCCCTGTGCCTGGTGGTGGGCCACCACCTCCATGACCACGGTGGGCTACGGAGACATCCGCCCCGACACCACCCTGGGCAAGGTGCTGGCCTTTCTCTGCATCTTGTCTGGCATCCTGATCTTGGCACTGCCCATCGCTATCATCAACGACCGCTTCTCTGCCTGCTACTTCACTCTCAAGATGAAGGAGGCGGCGCTGCGGCACGGGGAGGCCCTCAAGAGGCTGGCACGGGGTTCGCTGGGTGACTCGGAGGTGGGTGGGGCAGCAAGGGGAAGAGGGGTGAACCTGAGGGATGTTTATGCCAGGAGTGTGATGGAGATGCTGAGgctgaaagggagggagagggccaGCACACGGAGTAGTGGAGGGGGTGAGCTCTGGTGGTAG
- the LOC124005491 gene encoding protein DEK-like isoform X2, with product MRKNMRLFNGFPFEVDSDPYIKKKERMMRITCVRLRTICKVLDLEKGGNQSVLIDRIMTFLISPRISGKPVISKRKKKSKKNISTKDSKSKAKARSTSSSPRKVKAESKSKAIVTDSSSDEDEDDEQGVTVEQDESDAEMKSGKSGKREKVTTDEDTDDSEEDEDPKSNPPAKGKRTPSRKRAQPAKKAAPAKKKTKVEGSDLSESDSDKDDSDKDDEDEEDCESEVEKPKKKPAAKRAAPAKPAAKTKKADSSSNKQKNTASKGNALDSSDDDEPLIKMIKKPPTDEQLKETVKRLLKDANLEEMTMKKICQKVYDTYPDYDLTSRKDYVKQTVKTLIS from the exons ATGAGGAAAAACATGCGGCTGTTCAATGGCTTCCCGTTCGAGGTTGACAGTGATCCCTATATAaagaagaaggagaggatgatGAG GATAACATGTGTACGGTTGAGGACCATCTGTAAAGTGTTGGACCTGGAGAAGGGTGGAAACCAGTCAGTCCTCATCGATAGGATCATGACTTTCCTCATTAGTCCCAGAATATCAGGAAAG CCTGTGATTTCAAAGAGAAAGAAGAAGTCGAAGAAGAATATCTCAACCAAAGACTCTAAGAGCAAGGCTAAGGCCAGGAGTACATCCAGCAGCCCCCGGAAGGTCAAAGCAGAGAGCAAGTCCAAAGCGATCGTCACTGATTCTAGCagtgatgaggatgaggatgacgaGCAAGGAGTCACAGTTGAACAAGACGAGTCGGACGCTGAAATGAAGAGCGGGAAATCGGGAAAGAGGGAAAAGGTGACGACCGATGAAGATACCGATGATTCTGAAGAGGATGAG GATCCCAAGTCAAATCCACCAGCTAAGGGCAAGAGAACACCTTCCAGGAAGCGCGCGCAACCAGCAAAGAAGGCAGCTCCTGCCAAAAAGAAAACAAAAGTGGAAGGCTCCGACCTGTCTGAGTCTGATTCAGACAAGGATGATTCAGACAAGGATGATGAAGATGAGGAAGACTGCGAGAGTGAAGTTGAGAAG CCAAAAAAGAAACCAGCAGCTAAGAGGGCAGCACCGGCCAAGCCAGCAGCTAAGACCAAGAAAGCAGACAGCAGCAGTAACAAACAGAAAAATACTGCCAGCAAGGGCAATG CACTCGACAGCTCGGACGACGATGAGCCGTTGATCAAGATGATCAAGAAGCCTCCGACAGATGAGCAGCTGAAGGAGACGGTGAAGAGGCTGCTGAAAGACGCCAACCTGGAGGAGATGACCATGAAGAAGATCTGCCAGAAG GTGTATGACACATACCCAGACTATGACCTGACCAGCAGAAAGGACTACGTCAAGCAGACAGTAAAAACG cTGATTTCCTAA
- the LOC124005491 gene encoding protein DEK-like isoform X1 produces MTETMDEKMEVCPLSDEMEKEQKVEDLADSTYKAQKPRNEMSRDITLSQIVEGKREKKTVQRLDFQVAKPAKVLKVENGGGDKLGDIARVNHHLGKLKVPDLKPLHTILFDMPGKIATMRKNMRLFNGFPFEVDSDPYIKKKERMMRITCVRLRTICKVLDLEKGGNQSVLIDRIMTFLISPRISGKPVISKRKKKSKKNISTKDSKSKAKARSTSSSPRKVKAESKSKAIVTDSSSDEDEDDEQGVTVEQDESDAEMKSGKSGKREKVTTDEDTDDSEEDEDPKSNPPAKGKRTPSRKRAQPAKKAAPAKKKTKVEGSDLSESDSDKDDSDKDDEDEEDCESEVEKPKKKPAAKRAAPAKPAAKTKKADSSSNKQKNTASKGNALDSSDDDEPLIKMIKKPPTDEQLKETVKRLLKDANLEEMTMKKICQKVYDTYPDYDLTSRKDYVKQTVKTLIS; encoded by the exons ATGACTGAAACAATGGATGAAAAGATGGAGGTTTGTCCGCTGTCGgatgagatggagaaagaacAAAAGGTTGAAGACCTGGCCGACTCAACATATAAGGCCCAGAAACCACGGAATGAAATGAGTAGAGACATAA CTCTATCTCAAATAGttgaagggaagagggagaaaaagacgGTGCAAAGACTTGATTTCCAGGTTGCGAAACCTGCGAAGGTGCTGAAAGTTGAAAATG GTGGCGGCGATAAATTAGGAGACATTGCGAGAGTGAACCACCACCTTGGAAAGCTGAAGGTTCCAGATCTGAAACCGCTTCATACAATTCTCTTTGATATGCCAGGTAAG ATTGCCACAATGAGGAAAAACATGCGGCTGTTCAATGGCTTCCCGTTCGAGGTTGACAGTGATCCCTATATAaagaagaaggagaggatgatGAG GATAACATGTGTACGGTTGAGGACCATCTGTAAAGTGTTGGACCTGGAGAAGGGTGGAAACCAGTCAGTCCTCATCGATAGGATCATGACTTTCCTCATTAGTCCCAGAATATCAGGAAAG CCTGTGATTTCAAAGAGAAAGAAGAAGTCGAAGAAGAATATCTCAACCAAAGACTCTAAGAGCAAGGCTAAGGCCAGGAGTACATCCAGCAGCCCCCGGAAGGTCAAAGCAGAGAGCAAGTCCAAAGCGATCGTCACTGATTCTAGCagtgatgaggatgaggatgacgaGCAAGGAGTCACAGTTGAACAAGACGAGTCGGACGCTGAAATGAAGAGCGGGAAATCGGGAAAGAGGGAAAAGGTGACGACCGATGAAGATACCGATGATTCTGAAGAGGATGAG GATCCCAAGTCAAATCCACCAGCTAAGGGCAAGAGAACACCTTCCAGGAAGCGCGCGCAACCAGCAAAGAAGGCAGCTCCTGCCAAAAAGAAAACAAAAGTGGAAGGCTCCGACCTGTCTGAGTCTGATTCAGACAAGGATGATTCAGACAAGGATGATGAAGATGAGGAAGACTGCGAGAGTGAAGTTGAGAAG CCAAAAAAGAAACCAGCAGCTAAGAGGGCAGCACCGGCCAAGCCAGCAGCTAAGACCAAGAAAGCAGACAGCAGCAGTAACAAACAGAAAAATACTGCCAGCAAGGGCAATG CACTCGACAGCTCGGACGACGATGAGCCGTTGATCAAGATGATCAAGAAGCCTCCGACAGATGAGCAGCTGAAGGAGACGGTGAAGAGGCTGCTGAAAGACGCCAACCTGGAGGAGATGACCATGAAGAAGATCTGCCAGAAG GTGTATGACACATACCCAGACTATGACCTGACCAGCAGAAAGGACTACGTCAAGCAGACAGTAAAAACG cTGATTTCCTAA